Proteins from a genomic interval of Pseudodesulfovibrio nedwellii:
- the groES gene encoding co-chaperone GroES, with protein sequence MELKPLNDRVLVKRLEMEEKTAGGIYIPDSAKEKPMKGEIVAAGPGKPNDAGDRVALTVKVGDSVLFAKYAGMEINIEGVEHLVMREEDILAIVD encoded by the coding sequence ATGGAACTGAAACCGCTGAACGACCGCGTCTTGGTCAAGCGTCTGGAAATGGAAGAGAAAACCGCGGGTGGCATCTACATCCCGGATTCTGCCAAGGAAAAGCCCATGAAGGGTGAAATCGTCGCTGCCGGTCCCGGTAAGCCGAACGACGCTGGCGACCGCGTTGCCCTGACCGTTAAGGTCGGCGATTCCGTGCTGTTTGCCAAATACGCCGGAATGGAAATCAACATCGAAGGCGTGGAACATCTGGTCATGCGTGAGGAAGACATCCTCGCTATCGTCGACTAG